The Fulvivirga ligni genome window below encodes:
- a CDS encoding cupin domain-containing protein, with amino-acid sequence MRQKSHEMNTITTKWVLGHKVTAYPMSGNYDLMLGETPPQVPGPPPHYHNSYTESFLIVEGQMEFMMNGETKLVKAGESVDIPPKTLHTFTNKHDATCRWVNIHSPKGFGEFFSQIGIEAEESNAQEKSVAPELIQKVIASAGDHDMVIELQHT; translated from the coding sequence ATGAGACAAAAATCTCATGAAATGAATACAATCACTACTAAATGGGTTCTAGGTCATAAGGTAACAGCCTACCCAATGAGCGGAAATTATGATTTGATGTTAGGCGAAACTCCACCTCAAGTTCCAGGTCCTCCACCACACTATCACAACTCTTACACAGAATCTTTTTTAATTGTAGAAGGCCAAATGGAGTTTATGATGAATGGAGAAACTAAGCTTGTGAAAGCGGGCGAGTCTGTAGACATTCCTCCAAAAACGCTACACACCTTTACCAACAAGCACGATGCCACCTGTAGGTGGGTGAACATTCACAGTCCTAAAGGCTTTGGTGAATTTTTCTCGCAAATAGGCATTGAAGCTGAAGAGAGTAATGCGCAGGAAAAGTCGGTGGCTCCTGAATTAATTCAAAAAGTAATAGCAAGTGCTGGTGACCATGACATGGTCATTGAGCTTCAGCACACTTAA
- a CDS encoding TetR/AcrR family transcriptional regulator, whose amino-acid sequence MKNDFLDKGRVNQKLGTRDNILAAAQHFLKVGKEFTLDDIAGYAGISRATVYRYYSNVDELAGEAGLAIKTKTPEALYESNKDRKVSEAVLEVQDYYNNLALEHENAFRKYLAVAIASTSKLKRGARRVKTLQMILKDSKIDKTEKENLIHLLTILMGMEPIIVTKDVCGLDNEQSKDLLKWGMEKILKGMAVEHEL is encoded by the coding sequence ATGAAGAATGATTTCTTAGACAAGGGCCGTGTAAATCAGAAGTTGGGTACCAGAGATAATATTTTGGCAGCAGCCCAACATTTTTTGAAAGTGGGGAAAGAATTTACGTTAGATGATATTGCTGGCTATGCCGGAATTTCAAGAGCCACCGTTTACCGCTACTATTCTAATGTGGATGAGCTAGCAGGAGAAGCAGGCTTAGCCATAAAGACAAAGACCCCAGAGGCACTTTACGAGAGTAATAAGGACCGTAAAGTTAGCGAGGCTGTTTTAGAGGTTCAGGATTATTACAATAACCTGGCTTTGGAACATGAAAATGCTTTTAGGAAGTACCTGGCAGTAGCTATTGCAAGCACTTCTAAGCTAAAGCGTGGTGCCAGAAGAGTGAAGACGCTTCAAATGATTTTGAAAGATTCAAAAATCGATAAAACTGAGAAAGAAAACCTTATCCACCTGCTCACAATACTTATGGGAATGGAGCCAATTATTGTTACCAAAGATGTATGTGGATTGGATAATGAGCAGTCGAAAGATTTACTCAAATGGGGCATGGAGAAAATTTTAAAGGGAATGGCCGTTGAGCATGAGTTGTGA